One window of the Klebsiella sp. WP3-W18-ESBL-02 genome contains the following:
- the sanA gene encoding outer membrane permeability protein SanA, giving the protein MLKRVLYSLLVLCGLLLLTVLGLDRWMSWKTAPYIYDELQDLPYRQVGVVLGTAKYYRTGVINQYYRYRIQGALNAYNSGKVNYLLLSGDNALQSYNEPMTMRRDLIKAGVAPEDIVLDYAGFRTLDSIVRTRKVFDTNDFIIITQRFHCERALFIALHMGIQAQCYAVPSPKDMWSVRLREFGARFGALADLYLFKREPRFLGPLIPIPAQQEVPEDAQGYPAVTPDQMLELQKKKSAAKVDE; this is encoded by the coding sequence ATGTTAAAGCGTGTGTTATACAGCCTGTTAGTCCTGTGCGGCCTGCTGCTGTTGACCGTGCTGGGTCTTGACCGTTGGATGAGCTGGAAAACCGCACCCTATATTTACGACGAGCTTCAGGATCTTCCCTACCGCCAGGTGGGCGTGGTGCTCGGCACCGCGAAGTATTATCGCACCGGCGTTATCAATCAGTACTACCGCTACCGCATTCAGGGCGCGCTCAACGCCTATAACAGCGGCAAGGTTAACTATCTGCTGCTGAGCGGTGACAACGCGCTGCAAAGCTACAACGAGCCGATGACCATGCGCCGCGACCTGATTAAAGCCGGCGTTGCGCCGGAAGATATCGTGCTGGATTACGCCGGTTTCCGCACGCTCGATTCCATTGTGCGCACGCGTAAGGTGTTCGATACCAACGATTTCATTATCATCACCCAACGTTTCCACTGCGAGCGCGCGCTGTTTATTGCACTGCATATGGGGATTCAGGCGCAGTGCTACGCCGTGCCGTCGCCGAAGGATATGTGGAGCGTACGTCTGCGCGAATTTGGCGCCCGCTTCGGCGCGCTGGCCGATCTGTATCTTTTCAAACGCGAACCGCGCTTCTTAGGCCCGCTGATTCCCATTCCGGCCCAGCAGGAAGTCCCCGAAGATGCGCAGGGCTACCCGGCGGTGACGCCGGATCAAATGCTGGAGCTACAGAAGAAGAAATCCGCCGCTAAGGTTGATGAGTGA
- the preA gene encoding NAD-dependent dihydropyrimidine dehydrogenase subunit PreA: protein MLTKDLSVTFCGVKFPNPFCLSSSPVGNCYDMCAKAYDSGWGGIVFKTIGFFIANEVSPRFDHLTKEDTGFIGFKNMEQIAEHPLAENLAAIRQLKQDYPDKVLIASIMGENEQQWQDLAKLVEEAGADMIECNFSCPQMTSHAMGSDVGQSPELVEKYCRAVKRGSSLPMLAKMTPNIGDMCEVALAAKRGGADGIATINTVKSITNIDLNRKIGMPVVNGKSSVSGYSGKAVKPIALRFIQQLRTHPELKDFPISGIGGIETWEDAAEFLLLGAATLQVTTGIMQYGYRIVEDMISGLSHYLHDQGFHSLDEMIGLANHNIVPAEDLDRSYIVYPHIHQEKCVGCGRCYISCYDGGHQAMEWNEETRTPHCNTEKCVGCLLCGHVCPVACISLGEIAFKPGEKAHAVAL, encoded by the coding sequence ATGTTAACTAAAGATCTGTCGGTCACCTTCTGTGGCGTCAAATTCCCTAATCCGTTCTGTCTCTCGTCTTCACCGGTAGGCAACTGCTACGACATGTGCGCCAAGGCCTATGACAGCGGCTGGGGCGGTATCGTGTTTAAAACTATCGGCTTCTTTATTGCCAATGAAGTCTCCCCACGCTTCGATCATTTAACCAAAGAAGACACCGGGTTTATCGGCTTTAAAAACATGGAGCAGATTGCCGAACACCCGCTGGCGGAAAACCTGGCGGCGATCCGCCAGCTCAAGCAGGACTATCCCGATAAAGTGCTGATCGCCTCGATCATGGGCGAAAATGAACAGCAGTGGCAGGATCTGGCGAAACTCGTCGAAGAAGCCGGTGCCGACATGATCGAATGTAACTTCTCATGCCCGCAGATGACCTCCCACGCGATGGGCAGCGACGTCGGGCAAAGCCCGGAGCTGGTAGAGAAATACTGCCGGGCGGTGAAGCGCGGCTCTTCTCTGCCCATGCTGGCCAAAATGACGCCAAACATCGGCGATATGTGCGAAGTGGCGCTGGCGGCCAAACGCGGCGGTGCCGACGGTATTGCGACCATCAACACCGTTAAATCGATTACCAATATCGACCTCAATCGAAAAATCGGTATGCCGGTGGTCAACGGCAAATCCAGCGTCTCCGGGTATTCCGGCAAGGCCGTGAAGCCGATTGCGCTGCGCTTCATTCAGCAGCTACGCACTCACCCCGAACTGAAGGACTTCCCTATCAGCGGGATCGGCGGGATTGAAACCTGGGAAGACGCCGCCGAGTTTTTACTGCTGGGCGCAGCGACGCTGCAGGTCACGACCGGCATCATGCAGTACGGCTATCGTATCGTCGAAGATATGATAAGCGGCCTCTCCCACTACCTTCACGATCAGGGCTTCCATTCGCTTGATGAGATGATTGGCCTTGCCAACCACAACATCGTACCGGCCGAAGACCTTGACCGCAGCTATATCGTCTACCCGCATATTCATCAGGAAAAATGCGTCGGCTGCGGCCGCTGCTATATCTCCTGCTACGACGGTGGGCATCAGGCGATGGAGTGGAATGAGGAGACCCGCACGCCACATTGCAATACCGAAAAATGCGTCGGCTGCCTGCTCTGTGGACACGTCTGCCCGGTGGCCTGCATTAGTCTTGGGGAGATAGCCTTTAAACCGGGTGAAAAAGCGCACGCCGTCGCGCTTTAA
- a CDS encoding NAD(P)-dependent oxidoreductase, giving the protein MSQHEYQAELIPAFTPLLAIKEASRCLLCHDAPCSQSCPAETDPGKFIRSVYFRNIKGAAETIRENNALGAVCARVCPTEKLCQQGCSRSGIDTPIDIGRLQRFVTDFEQQTAMQIYQPGRKDKGKVAIIGAGPAGLQASVTLTNLGYDVTLFEKEAQPGGWLRHGIPEFRLPQKVLDTEIARISEMGVTIRCGCEVGKNLTLAELKTDYRAVLLTVGMSKGSTLPLFNDASQVEIAVDFLQHARTSGGNISVPQSALIVGGGDVAMDVASTLKILGCPSVTCVAREEMAEFPASDKEFTTTQALGVSIIDGFTPVAVTGNNVTFQHVRLPGELTLTAERIYLAVGQHAELEAFAGIQAQRNIVETHDYQTRDPQLFAAGDIVKGDKTVVYAVKTGKEAAQAIHHYLEEA; this is encoded by the coding sequence ATGTCACAACACGAATATCAGGCTGAGCTGATTCCCGCCTTTACGCCGCTATTGGCGATCAAAGAAGCTTCCCGCTGCCTGCTGTGCCACGACGCGCCGTGCAGTCAGTCTTGTCCGGCGGAAACTGACCCGGGCAAGTTCATTCGTTCAGTCTATTTCCGCAACATTAAGGGCGCAGCCGAAACCATTCGGGAAAATAATGCGTTAGGGGCCGTGTGTGCACGAGTCTGCCCAACGGAAAAGCTGTGCCAGCAGGGCTGCTCGCGCTCGGGAATCGATACACCGATTGATATCGGCCGCCTGCAGCGTTTTGTCACCGATTTTGAGCAGCAAACGGCAATGCAGATTTACCAGCCGGGCCGTAAGGATAAAGGCAAAGTCGCCATTATTGGCGCGGGCCCTGCCGGATTACAGGCCAGCGTGACGCTCACCAATTTGGGTTATGACGTTACCCTGTTCGAAAAAGAAGCCCAGCCGGGCGGCTGGCTGCGGCACGGCATTCCGGAATTTCGCCTGCCGCAAAAGGTCCTGGATACTGAAATTGCGCGCATCAGCGAAATGGGCGTGACGATTCGCTGTGGCTGCGAGGTTGGCAAAAACCTGACGCTCGCCGAGCTAAAAACCGACTACCGCGCCGTACTGCTGACCGTTGGGATGTCCAAAGGCTCGACGCTGCCGCTGTTTAACGACGCCAGCCAGGTCGAAATTGCCGTCGACTTTCTCCAGCATGCTCGTACCTCTGGCGGCAACATCAGCGTACCGCAAAGCGCGCTGATTGTCGGCGGCGGCGACGTGGCGATGGACGTGGCCAGCACGTTGAAAATACTCGGCTGCCCGTCCGTCACCTGCGTAGCGCGCGAAGAGATGGCCGAATTCCCGGCAAGTGATAAAGAGTTCACTACCACCCAGGCACTAGGCGTGTCAATTATTGATGGCTTTACGCCTGTCGCCGTGACGGGCAACAACGTCACGTTCCAGCACGTTCGCCTGCCCGGCGAGCTGACGCTGACGGCAGAACGTATTTATCTCGCCGTGGGTCAACACGCCGAATTAGAGGCCTTTGCGGGGATTCAGGCGCAGCGCAATATCGTGGAAACGCACGACTACCAGACCCGCGATCCTCAGCTGTTCGCCGCGGGCGATATCGTCAAGGGAGATAAAACCGTCGTCTACGCCGTGAAGACCGGGAAAGAAGCCGCTCAGGCCATTCATCACTATTTAGAGGAGGCATGA
- the mglC gene encoding galactose/methyl galactoside ABC transporter permease MglC has protein sequence MSALNKKSFLTYLKDGGIYVVLLVLLAIIIIQDPTFLSLLNLSNILTQSSVRIIIALGVAGLIVTQGTDLSAGRQVGLAAVIAATLLQSMENANKVFPEMATMPIFVVILIVCAIGAVIGLINGIIIAYLNVTPFITTLGTMIIVYGINSLYYDFVGASPISGFDSGFSTFTQGFIALGSFRLSYITFYALIAVGFVWILWNKTRFGKNIFAIGGNPEAAKVSGVNVALNLLVIYALSGVFYAFGGMLEAGRIGSATNNLGFMYELDAIAACVVGGVSFSGGVGTVLGVVTGVIIFTVINYGLTYIGVNPYWQYIIKGGIIIFAVALDSLKYARKK, from the coding sequence ATGAGTGCGTTAAATAAAAAAAGCTTTCTGACCTATCTCAAAGATGGCGGTATTTACGTCGTTCTTTTGGTTCTGTTGGCCATTATTATTATCCAGGACCCAACGTTCCTGAGTTTGCTGAACCTCAGTAACATTCTGACCCAGTCTTCGGTACGTATTATCATTGCGCTGGGCGTGGCGGGGCTGATTGTGACCCAGGGTACCGACCTGTCGGCGGGTCGCCAGGTGGGTCTGGCGGCGGTTATTGCGGCGACGCTGTTACAGTCGATGGAGAATGCCAATAAGGTATTCCCGGAGATGGCGACCATGCCTATCTTCGTGGTTATCCTGATCGTTTGCGCCATTGGCGCGGTGATTGGTCTGATTAACGGTATTATCATTGCTTATCTGAACGTGACGCCGTTTATCACCACGTTGGGTACCATGATCATCGTGTACGGTATTAACTCCCTGTACTATGACTTCGTGGGCGCATCGCCAATTTCCGGCTTTGACAGCGGCTTCTCCACCTTCACGCAGGGCTTTATTGCGTTGGGGAGCTTCCGCTTATCCTACATCACCTTCTACGCGCTGATCGCCGTTGGTTTTGTGTGGATCCTGTGGAACAAAACCCGCTTTGGTAAAAATATTTTCGCCATCGGCGGCAACCCGGAAGCAGCGAAAGTTTCCGGCGTTAACGTGGCGCTGAACCTGCTGGTGATTTATGCGCTGTCCGGCGTGTTCTATGCCTTCGGCGGGATGCTGGAAGCGGGCCGTATCGGCTCGGCGACCAACAACCTTGGCTTTATGTATGAACTGGATGCGATTGCGGCCTGCGTGGTCGGCGGGGTATCGTTCAGCGGCGGCGTAGGTACCGTGCTGGGCGTAGTGACCGGTGTCATTATCTTCACCGTTATCAACTACGGCCTCACCTATATCGGCGTGAACCCTTACTGGCAGTACATCATCAAGGGCGGGATCATTATCTTCGCCGTGGCGCTGGACTCCCTGAAATACGCACGTAAGAAATAA